The following coding sequences lie in one Terriglobia bacterium genomic window:
- a CDS encoding tyrosine-type recombinase/integrase, with protein MEDFSLHDCRHTTASWLAMSGKDIYTIAKILGHKDLRMSARYAHLGAQYLSDAVRALDAVFPGVSGVPRPQGVPAPIALLEGETVNA; from the coding sequence ATTGAAGACTTCTCCCTTCACGATTGCCGACACACGACAGCATCGTGGCTCGCAATGTCGGGGAAGGATATTTACACGATAGCGAAGATTTTGGGTCACAAGGATCTGCGGATGAGTGCCCGCTATGCTCACTTGGGCGCACAGTACCTGAGTGACGCGGTGCGGGCGCTTGATGCGGTCTTTCCCGGAGTTTCGGGTGTTCCACGTCCCCAGGGCGTCCCCGCTCCCATTGCCCTTCTTGAGGGGGAGACTGTAAATGCTTGA